In the Nymphalis io chromosome 2, ilAglIoxx1.1, whole genome shotgun sequence genome, one interval contains:
- the LOC126777790 gene encoding uncharacterized protein C1orf131, protein MSLVLTKAALALKNAESNLQVVKFEAHKPKKKKSGEIENSQDFKITGPAKQDLELKKIRHEIVKFGMSGFDPTKKEEAKIALAVSLGAKPPKREYINYKELMNKRKQEKQKLTEEKQMMISKNNLNTGIKKKKKGVNNDVGHFLSNYGKVQKKDLKKNNSKGSRKKK, encoded by the exons atgtcgttAGTGTTAACCAAGGCAGCGCTTGCTTTAAAGAATGCTGAAAGTAATTTACAAGTTGTTAAATTCGAAGCACATAAacctaaaaagaaaaaaagtggcGAAATCGAAAATAGTCAAGATTTTAAGATAACAGGGCCTGCAAAACaagatttagaattaaaaaaaatacgacatGAAATAGTCAAATTTGGAATGTCCGGTTTCGATCCTACAAAGAAGGAAGAAGCCAAAATTGCTTTGGCCGTTAGCTTAG gaGCGAAACCACCTAAAcgagaatatattaattacaaagagctaatgaataaaagaaaacaagagAAGCAAAAATTGACTGAAGAAAAACAAATGATGATATCAAAGAACAACCTCAATACAGGAATTAAGAAGAAAAAGAAGGGTGTGAATAATGATGTTGGACATTTCTTAAGCAATTATGGAAAG GTACAGAAGAAAGACTTGAAAAAGAACAACAGCAAAGGATcacgaaagaaaaaataa
- the LOC126777326 gene encoding uncharacterized protein LOC126777326, translating to MKNKFKQTYTAIKAGDLIITEQPFAFVLSSKENGIRCDNCLQRGKVLKCSGCQFVHYCGRVCQKDAWNDHKWECANLKRVSPRIIPDAARMLAKIINRMKRSDGSTYKAFYSPTSFRMWKDLMSHYTDLKADKKRMDHFTSLCVVLFEFLKDISLPNTVDLMGLYGRMVINSFTILDMDMNSIGTGIYLASSIIDHSCNPNAVATFDGKTINIRAIKDMPCLDWKQIRISYIDLMKTPYERQMELLENYYFLCFCDRCMDENHLKYVHAAKCPNIECENPVNVTWKENCVLVKKPERKRELISSQNGESEDKIINGTEELIYTNGVEKVGVNCDECGMKLTDKQVELFVETMESSELHLRNMKETSVAYVEICKYCLEKQEGVLHPLNVMYSQTLDNAFDALIQVQLWEQACIYAEKLIPCFRFYYGKYHPLLGLLHMKYGKILLYKMNLEGALNQFKLAEKIIKIAYGERHPLYRAHLLPYIDQSMIESP from the exons atgaagaATAAGTTCAAACAAACTTACACTGCAATTAAAGCAGGCGATCTTATAATAACGGAACAGCCCTTTGCATTTGTTTTATCTTCCAAAGAAAATGGCATTAGATGTGATAATTGTCTACAAag GGGAAAGGTGCTTAAGTGTTCAGGATGTCAGTTTGTGCATTACTGTGGGCGTGTGTGTCAGAAAGATGCTTGGAATGATCATAAG TGGGAATGTGCGAATTTAAAGCGGGTATCACCGAGGATTATACCGGACGCTGCTCGAATGCTCGCGAAAATCATAAACCGTATGAAGCGCAGCGATGGCAGCACGTACAAGGCGTTTTACTCTCCCACCTCGTTCAGGATGTGGAAGGACCTCATGTCAC ATTACACCGATTTAAAAGCTGATAAAAAGCGCATGGATCATTTCACGTCCCTTTGTGTGGTGTTGTTTGAATTCCTTAAAGACATATCTCTACCGAACACCGTGGACCTGATGGGGTTGTATGGAAGG atgGTGATAAACAGTTTCACCATATTAGATATGGATATGAATTCGATAGGAACTGGCATTTACCTCGCGTCGTCAATCATTGATCACAGTTGTAATCCTAACGCCGTGGCGACCTTCGAtggtaaaactattaatataagaGCAATAAAAGACATGCCTTGCTTAGACTGGAAACAG ATAAGGATCTCATACATAGACTTAATGAAGACGCCATACGAGAGACAAATGGAGTTGTTGGAGAACTACTACTTCCTGTGCTTCTGTGACAGGTGCATGG ATGAAAACCATCTAAAATACGTCCACGCCGCCAAATGTCCTAACATTGAATGTGAAAATCCAGTAAATGTAACATGGAAAGAGAACTGTGTTCTTGTAAAAAAACCTGAACGAAAACGTGAACTGATATCATCACAAAATGGTGAATCAGAAGACAAAATCATAAATGGTACAGAAGAATTGATTTATACAAATGGAGTGGAAAAAGTTGGTGTCAATTGTGATGAATGTGGAATGAAATTAACAGACAAACAGGTTGAGTTGTTCGTAGAGACAATGGAATCCAGTGAATTGCATTTACGGAACATGAAGGAAACTTCTGTAGCGT ATGTTGAAATTTGCAAGTACTGTCTGGAAAAACAGGAAGGCGTGTTGCATCCCTTGAATGTTATGTATTCACAAACCTTAGACAATGCATTTGATGCACTTATTCAAGTGCAACTGTGGGAGCAAGCTTGTATTTATGCTGAGAAACTGATACCATGTTTTAG GTTTTACTATGGCAAATACCATCCATTGTTGGGATTACTACACATGAAGTATGGAAAAATTCTTTTGTATAAGATGAACCTTGAAGGTGCTTTAAATCAGTTTAAACTCGctgaaaagataataaaaatagcttatgGAGAAAGACACCCATTATACAGGGCACATTTACTGCCATACATAGACCAATCAATGATAGAATCACCATAA
- the LOC126777148 gene encoding uncharacterized protein LOC126777148, which yields MKFSTGSSSSSLASDSLSRKSTLCIYTEVDATMPPPCERMDSSSEAMELRRELDAVRSALQQQSESVLKQRHQLVEASQTLAARDKEAVQERRLRQDQLAIVIRSLVLLESRLSREQKQIKVSLLQKEKIIKSQQEEIVKLKARKSYCSNCQQILGFTSEQTNIETDPEFQSLESTDSRFQNNFVRSCSYRERKSPPAFQKNTRLSKSFQLPKNDIVYGNSSSSEEGNTTSVCSKGTFIKNKQAFVRRDVFRRSRKYSGRKNNGKNNENGQKKVYNNQVNSSSAEDSISLNYHVNHEDTDLTASQIANDIKKASLKIDQLIGEAAKKESENTQSDSEKTYSTKMERLYGIKRQSSDEIKANRQIFLNKVLSDDGDEKPWYCNVSDPEQEIDCLNQRVPLQNTKSKSTDNLIMSGLNSGILNAEVVSAKNEVLCNNIMKNSDTYNPSFDVKSNTLNDNKEIATTEVSENWYASTSDADDTPPNEIYKNNPVLECVNQILLQNSLDDSSNDNSKSSEAPSPSPKATTKRVQFSTLNSISYDDKIRVSPGTNHTLPRADKRANKIVKFSLETASEHSYEVPNTAQGFQYEIQSIYSNEYEPIITKNTEPKSIPMPRVAINSEKTTVPKIKGSIVKNIAANIESRNLMNTMDTKMDNNLGSMKIFNKRKVPRTPPALPPKPKNLSAKWKAENSVRPAMEPLDSEAVAANQRVADVKTRNVGQVATAKNVEPDYCSISEINVPVVSNGKRELLLTQPTVEIHNEQYPIHTTAQKDNVAKVISLPRIQNKISDKDIPKLPHVTEIIIPDEDDKPNEDNRSLNQTTKSYLANFNIHAMQPKLDPRGSIQMGNTVSSILSEINKGAKTGGKQINLTDLDNQFNQVPVKNNAEPRKTTDYFDEIDKFDLSQDFEEFKIDDELGSIVAEEYRISSGSSDGSVTDVVTENLTTVPETNKQHNTAGNVNDHEKIEPFRDSNENVNKGLSKNAKLSNKPDLLSNIENVETESVRNSDIESSNSSGSNSGSYNTVKCEPRMILNNNADVNFNKNKGSFDFFLETSGLSSKSIFTPTKNYLGLRPPSANHKSVLKPKDIKMRVKNPIATNKINEKPMTTAIKYFEPYV from the coding sequence ATGGACAGCAGTTCAGAAGCGATGGAGCTGAGACGGGAGTTGGACGCGGTGAGAAGCGCGTTACAACAACAGTCGGAATCCGTCTTGAAGCAAAGGCATCAGCTCGTCGAAGCTAGTCAAACACTCGCCGCTCGTGACAAGGAAGCTGTTCAAGAAAGACGTCTAAGACAAGATCAACTTGCAATAGTAATACGTTCCTTAGTTTTACTAGAGTCCCGTTTGAGCAGGgagcaaaaacaaattaaagtttCGCTTTTGCAAAAAGAAAAAATCATCAAATCGCAACAAGAAGAAATCGTTAAATTGAAGGCTCGAAAGTCATATTGTAGTAATTGTCAACAAATACTTGGATTTACGAGCGAACAAACAAATATAGAAACTGACCCAGAATTTCAGAGTTTAGAAAGTACAGACTCtagatttcaaaataattttgttcgaAGCTGCAGCTACCGTGAAAGGAAATCACCACCGGCTTTTCAAAAAAATACTAGGTTAAGTAAAAGCTTTCAACTGCCCAAGAACGACATTGTTTATGGGAACTCGAGTTCCAGCGAGGAGGGTAACACTACCAGTGTCTGTAGCAAAGGtacatttatcaaaaataaacaagcCTTTGTCAGGCGAGACGTTTTCAGAAGATCGAGAAAGTATTCTGGAAGAAAGAATAATGGAAAGAACAATGAAAATggacaaaaaaaagtatacaataaTCAAGTCAATAGCAGCAGTGCTGAAGATTCTATTAGTTTGAATTATCATGTAAATCATGAAGATACTGATCTTACAGCTAGCCAAATagcaaatgatataaaaaaagcatCACTGAAAATAGATCAGCTCATTGGTGAGGCAGCTAAAAAAGAAAGCGAAAATACACAAAGTGATTCTGAAAAAACATATTCGACTAAAATGGAGAGACTGTATGGAATTAAAAGGCAATCTTCTGATGAAATAAAGGCTAACAGGCAAATCttcttaaataaagttttgaGTGATGATGGAGATGAAAAGCCTTGGTATTGCAATGTTAGCGATCCTGAACAAGAAATTGATTGTTTGAACCAAAGAGTTCCACTCCAAAACACAAAATCCAAATCCACCGATAATCTTATAATGTCTGGTTTAAACAGTGGAATTCTAAATGCAGAGGTCGTATCTGCTAAAAATGAAgttctttgtaataatattatgaaaaatagtGATACCTACAATCCCAGTTTCGATGTGAAAAGTAATACTCTAAATGACAATAAGGAGATAGCTACAACAGAAGTAAGTGAAAATTGGTATGCTAGTACTAGTGATGCCGATGATACTCCAccaaatgaaatttataaaaataaccctGTATTAGAATGTGTAAATCAAATTTTACTACAAAACTCTTTAGATGACAGTAGTAACGACAACTCCAAATCAAGTGAAGCGCCGAGTCCAAGCCCGAAAGCTACTACGAAACGTGTTCAGTTCTCTACCCTGAACAGCATTTCATATGATGATAAAATAAGAGTAAGTCCAGGCACTAATCATACTCTTCCAAGAGCAGACAAAAGagcaaataaaattgttaagtttAGTTTAGAAACAGCTTCAGAACATAGCTATGAAGTTCCAAATACTGCTCAAGGCTTCCAATATGAAATACAGAGCATTTATAGTAACGAGTATGAACCCATTATAACTAAGAATACAGAGCCAAAATCTATACCCATGCCGCGTGTAGCTATCAACTCTGAAAAAACGACTGTTCCCAAAATAAAAGGttcaattgtaaaaaatattgctgcAAATATTGAAAGTCGCAATCTTATGAATACTATGGACACGAAGATGGATAACAACCTAGGTTCGATGAAGatatttaacaaaagaaaagtgcCACGAACTCCACCTGCACTGCCGCCTAAGCCAAAGAACTTGTCAGCTAAATGGAAAGCTGAAAATTCTGTTAGACCAGCGATGGAGCCTTTAGACTCTGAAGCCGTTGCGGCTAATCAACGGGTTGCAGATGTTAAGACTAGAAATGTGGGGCAAGTGGCTACAGCAAAAAATGTGGAACCGGACTACTGTTCCATTTCAGAGATAAATGTTCCAGTAGTCAGCAATGGTAAAAGAGAGTTGCTACTCACGCAGCCCACAGTTGAAATTCACAATGAGCAGTACCCAATCCATACAACGGCTCAAAAAGATAACGTCGCTAAAGTTATATCCTTGCCTAGAATACAAAATAAGATTAGTGACAAAGATATACCAAAACTCCCGCACGTAACTGAAATAATTATTCCAGATGAAGACGATAAGCCGAATGAAGATAATCGATCTTTAAATCAAACAACTAAGAGTTACTTAGCTAACTTTAATATACATGCTATGCAACCAAAACTGGACCCTCGTGGTTCAATTCAAATGGGAAACACGGTATCTTCAATTCTATCGGAAATTAACAAAGGTGCCAAGACGGGTGGCAAACAGATTAACTTGACGGATTTGGATAATCAATTCAATCAAGTACCGGTAAAAAATAACGCAGAACCACGTAAAACTACGGATTATTTTGACGAGATAGACAAATTCGATTTGTCACAAGATTTCGAAGAGTTTAAAATAGATGATGAACTCGGCAGTATAGTCGCAGAGGAATATCGCATTAGCTCTGGAAGCAGCGACGGTTCCGTAACAGACGTAGTGACCGAAAACCTTACCACTGTAcctgaaacaaacaaacagcaTAATACTGCCGGCAACGTAAATGACCATGAGAAAATCGAGCCATTTCGTGACAGCAATGAAAATGTGAATAAGGGGTTGTCAAAAAATGCTAAACTTTCAAATAAACCTGATCTTTTATCTAACATAGAAAATGTTGAGACGGAATCCGTAAGAAATTCCGATATTGAATCTAGTAATTCATCCGGAAGTAATAGTGGTTCATATAATACGGTTAAATGTGAACCGagaatgattttaaataacaacgctgatgttaatttcaataaaaataaaggatCGTTCGATTTCTTCTTGGAAACATCAGGTCTTAGCTCTAAATCAATATTTACACCTACTAAAAATTATCTCGGCTTAAGGCCTCCTAGTGCCAATCACAAGAGTGTGTTGAAGCCTAAAGATATAAAGATGAGAGTCAAAAATCCCATCGCAACGAACAAAATCAACGAAAAACCTATGACGACTGCTATTAAATACTTTGAACCTTATgtctaa